The window CGCCTGCATTTCGGCTTCGAACTTGCGGAGGTCCGCATCAGGCCGGCTCGGATCGTGATGGCCGACGAGGATCGTGCCCGGCACGACTTCGCATTGGCTGAGTGCGGCGCGGAGCATGCCTGGTGTCGAGTGACCCCAACCTTTGCGGCTCATGGCCGGTCCACCGGCGATGCCTGCTTGGCCAGCATGCTCTTCGTCGCGATACTGCACATCGACATAGAGAATGGCAGCACCGGAGACAAACTTCGCGTATTCAGCACGATGAGTTTCGTCGGACAACTCCTCGTCGGTGGTGACGACCACGTCTCCGTGAGGGAGAGCGATGCGGAAGCCGGCGGCTTGGCCGGGATGATTCAGCGGCAAGGTCTTCACCGAGACATCGCCGACCTGCAGCGAGCTGCCAAGGGCGAATTCCTGGATCGAGTGCGTGATGCCGAAGGTCGCGGGCGAGACGGGCCAGGTGTCGGGCGAGAAGTCGCCAGCAAGCACTTCACGGAAGGAGCGGCCTGGCAGGATCGGCGTGTGGATCGAGCGCACGTAGCCGTTCTTGAACAGCATGGTGTTGCTCTGGACTCCCGCACGATGATCCATGTGGAAGTGTGTCTGGAGACCGTTCACGCCGGTGACCTGGCGCTCGCGGAAGAACTCCGCGACGCGGGGGACGCCGGTGCCGTTATCGATGAAGATCCCCATGCCACCTGGCAGGACGATCCCGAGGGCCGTCGTGTTGGTGCCGAATTCGGTCCGAAACGAGTGCGGTCCGACCGGAGCTTCGTCCGCGATCGGGCCGGAGCTCATTGGGCCTATCGGGCCGCCATTGATTTTCACAGCCGGTGCAGGGCTAGTGCCGCCGCAGCCGCCGATGAAGAAGAACGCGGTTTCCGATTGCGTGAGCGCCGGGAAGGGCGGGGCCGATACGCTGACGGTGGGGGCGAGACTGTTTACTGAGGCATTGGTGTTCATATGGTTTCCTTTCAATGAGCAACGGCGCGAGGGTTATTAGGTAGTATGTATTTGCTGAAACTCGCGCCGTTGTTCTGGGGTCATCGTATCGCCGAAGGGCAAGTGGCACAATACATTTTGTCGAATAATTCGACAGAAAATTGTGATGGTGCTAGAATAGCCTTATGGCAACAGAACCATTGCAACTCATCAAAAACCTCGGCCTTTCGGACAAGGCAGCAAAAGTGTACCTGGCATGCCTTGAGCTCGGCGAGGCAACGGTCCAAGACCTCGCCCGCCGAGCAAAACTCAAGCGCACCACTATCTACTACACCCTCGAAGAGCTCAAAGATATTGGCGCAATTTTCCAGACCAAGCGCAATAAAAAGATCTATTTTCTTCCCGAAGAGCCGGCGAATCTGCTGAAGCATGTGCGCGAGCGCGTGTGGGATGTCGAGCGTTCCATCCATGTACTCGAAGAAAAGAAGCACGCCATCTTCCGCAAGCCACGCCTGTATTTTCTCTATGGCCCGAGCGGTTTCAAGCATGTCTGGGACATGATCTTTCAATCGAAACAAAAAGAATATCGCATCCTCACCGAAGGTGTGAATTTTCTCGATTTCGTGAAGGAGCGCTATATCCTCGACGAGATCATCAAGAACAAAAAGAAGCTTGGCATCTCGAGCAAGCAGCTTATCGTCGATTCCGAATACGCCCGCGAGATTGTGGAAAAGGATCCGCAGGAAAATCGCCGCTCAAAGATCCTGCCGGCCAAGTATCAACTGCCATTTACTGAGGTGATCACCAAAGAATTCGTCGCTTTCATTTCGCCGCGCTGGGACAACACGCTTTTTGTCGTGGAAAACGAAGCCTTTGCGCAGACCCGCCTGGCGGCATTTGAGATGTTGTGGGAGAAGATGTAGCGAAAGAAGAAAGTGAAAGAAAAATACGAATAAAGAAAAACGCGCGGAGCTTGGGGGCTCCGCGCGTCTGCGTTGGTTGTCGAGTGACGATCGATGATGTGTCGCTCCTGGCGTCAACTCTCCTTCTCGTCTTTGTCCGTCGCGCGGCGCAACTTCTCGCGGAGGCCAGGGTAGCGTTTGAGCAATCCCGCAAGATCCCCTCCTTCTGGACCGGACAAGACACCTTCAAGCACAAGGACGTTTTCAGATCCAGACTCATCATCCTTGCTGCAGGCCACCAAGTGCCAACCGTCTCGGAGGGCAATCGAGTCACTGCGCTCATCGAGCGGATCCATGTGAGCGTCGCGCATCATGGCCCAGGCCAAGTTGCGGACGATCCGCTCTTGGCGTTCGAGAATTTTGTTCTCGCCCTGCATGCCGTTTTTCGCCCTTTCGAGCTCCCGCAAAAGGGCCTTGCCTTGTGTGGGGTTATCGGCCAGATTTTCGAGCACTTCAGCGAAGGCTCGGAGGGCTGCGGCTTGGCAGCGGAACGATTGGCACTTGAGTTTGTCGGCCAACCGCCAGAGCCCTTTGATGCGGCCATCGGTGATGACGGCGATCTTGTCGTCCCCAGATTCCACCTCGCAGCCGAGGTTGTCGTCATCCGGACCTGAACTGTCATCCGCACCAGACCGCATGAATTGGATGAGTTCGAACATGGTCATCCGGACCTGATGCTCAGGTTTCGTCACGAACGGGTCGGCTTCTGCTGCAGCAGCTGGTGACAGGATCTGCCAGGACTCGTCCATGCCGAGGCTCTTGCATGTCGTCAATCCAGGCACTTCCCACCGCGCCATTTCAAAGAAGAGCTGATAAAGCACGTTGGCTTGATTGGCCCAGTGATCGAAAGAGCGTTGGAACTTTTGGCAATCAACTGTGGTGTGGGTAGCCTTGCCATGAATGGCTGCATGTTGAGCCTCCAGCTCGGCGAGCATCTCCTTCAGGCTGAAGCTAAGTGTCAGCAGGCCCTGGCTGAATGGCAGCTTGATCTGCCCCCTCGGAATCCAGTCATCACCAAACTTCGGGATTTTTGCGGGGAAGGGGAGCTGTGCGTTGCTGTCGAGGGCGGCTACATTTGCTAGGAGGCCCATTAAGGCTCCCTTGGTCATCGGACGGGTGGGTGTTGTCGTCATAGATGTGTCGATGTGCACTGCGTTCACTGCCTGAATTGGCAGGGAGCAACGTTGTATTGTCCGCTCAACATACTACACATTTTCTACAAGCTGTCAATACTAGAAAGATGTTGCAAATACAGGGTACAATAGCGCTCTATGGCCAAAAAATCGAACACTGCTTTGAGGTCGCAGATCACCCTCATCATCCTCGACGGCTGGGGTCATCGAGAGGATGCAGAGCACAATGCAATTGCCGCCGCGAAGACGCCGAATTTTACGCGTCTTTGGAAAAACTCGCCGCACGCACTGCTTCAGGCGAGCGGCGCACATGTTGGCTTGCCGGATGGCCAGATGGGAAATAGCGAGATCGGCCACACCACCATTGGCGCCGGCAAGGTGATCGACACTGAGCTTGTGCGCATCGGCAAGGCGATCCGCACAGGTGAATTCGACAACAATCCGGCCTTCCTCGCATTGTTTGATCATGTCAAAAAACATCGTTCGACGCTCCATGTGCAGGGCTTGCTTTCGGACGGCGGCGTACACAGCCACCAGGAGCACCTCTACGCTTTTCTGAAAGCCGCAAAAAAACACGGCGTCACACGTATTGCTATTCACGCCTTCACTGACGGTCGCGATACGGCGCCGCAGAGCGCGGCGAAATATTTGAAAGATCTTGAAAAAGTCCTCGCCGAGGTCGGTGTCGGCTTTATCGCCACTGTTTCTGGCCGCTTCTATGCGATGGACCGCGACAACAATTGGGACCGTCTCGCCAAAGCCGAGCAGGCGATGTTTGAATGCAAGGGCAATGTCTGCACGGTGAGCAGCGACAAAACCGTATCGGCACACGTGGAGGCGCTGTACAAGCAGGGCAAGCTTGACGAGCATCTAGAGCCGATTGTGTGTATTGGTCTTGGTGTCGACGGGGCCGAGGTTGCAGGACCTGGCACGAATGGCTGTGCCATCCAGGACAACGACGCCGTGCTTTTCTTCAACTTCCGCGCCGACCGCGCCCGCATGCTGTCGCAGAAAATGCTCGAGAAGCAGGCGAAGAATAATGTGTGCTTTGCGACGTTCACCGAGTATTCGACTGAATTCAAGTGTCTCGTGGCGTTTCCGCCGGCGACCATCGAGACGACGCTCGCCGGCGAGATCTCTAAGGCCGGTCTGACCCAGGCGCACATTGCGGAAACAGAAAAATTCCCACACGCCACCTACTTTTTGAATGGCGGCCGCGAGGAGCCGTATGCTGGCGAGCGACATATCATGCTCGCGAGCCGCAAGGATGTGCCGACACACGACCTCGCACCAAAGATGCGCGCGGAGGCGATCGCCGACAAAGCGATCGAAGAAATCGCAGCAGGTACTGATTTTATTTTCATAAACTTCGCCAATCCCGACATGGTGGGGCATACAGCCAATGTCCCCGCGATCATTGAGGCAATAGAAGAGACCGACACGCAGCTTGGTCGGGTGATGGATGCGATCGTCGTTCGTGCTGCCAAGGCGGGCACTACGAATCTTGCGTTCATCACCGCCGATCACGGCAATGCGGAGGTGAATATCGACCCGATCACCGGCACCAAACACACTTCGCACACGCTCAGCCCGGTGCCGGCGATTTTGTCGGGCAGCGTGGCAAAGGAGGACGGGGCGGCTCAGAGCGTCGCCGCAACTTTGCCACAAATCCACAACGGTGGCCTCTCCGATATTGCTCCGACCATCCTCGCGTTGCTACATCTTCCACAGCCTGCGACCATGACAGGAAAAAGTCTGTTATAATCTGTACATGTCGATACAAGTGCCGAATCGTCTGCAGCTTAATTTCTTTTACGTTTTTCTCTTTGTCATTTCGGTTACGTGTGTGTTGATTTTCTTGCCGTACGTGAGCGCGCTTTTCTTGGCACTTGTGCTGTCGGTCATCTTTAACCCGCTCTATCAGCGAATTCACAAGTACACCTTCAAGACAAATAGCCTGGCCTCATTTATCACGGTACTCATCGTGTCGGTGCTCATCTTGGTACCGCTCGGCTTCTTGGTGTATTTCCTTTTTCAAGAAGTGAAGGCCGTCTACGGATACTTCACCGACGGTGGTGGCAGTGTGGTGTGGGCAGACTATCTTGGTCGCGGACAAATGTTTCTCGGGAATATTTTGCCGGACAATTTGGTGCCAGAGACTACTATCGGCGACTTGGAAAATTACCTCAACAATTTCTATCAATGGGTCGGAGCTCATTTTCAGACGATTTTCAACAACGCCGTGAGTGTCGCCGGCAACCTCTTTGTCTTTATTCTCGCTCTGTATTTCTTCTTCCGCGATGGCGATAAATTCAGAAAGATGATCCTCCGTTTGTCGCCGCTCAACGACAAGCACGATGAGACGATTTTGAAAAAAATGGCGGTTTCGGTCAACTCGGTGGTGAAGGGGTCACTCCTAGTAGCGGTGCTGCAGGGCCTGCTCACCAGCCTCGGTTTCTGGATGTTTGGCGTGCCATCGCCGGTGCTGTGGGGTATGGTGACCGTACTCGTTTCTTTGGTCCCGGGCGTTGGTACGGCGATCACTATTATTCCCGCTGCCTTGTTCATTGCGCTATCCGAAGGGATGCTGCCCGCAGCCGGCCTTTTGGCCTGGGGGGTGCTCATTGTCGGTACGATGGACAATTTCCTCCGACCGCTCATTATCGAGCGCGGTATTCCGATCCATCCGTTTCTCATCTTGCTCTCGGTGTTTGGCGGTCTCGGTCTTTTCGGGGCGATCGGCTTCCTTGTTGGTCCGATCATTCTCAGCTTGCTTTTCGTACTCATGGAGATTTATTCGGACGTGGTGTCGCCAAAGGAAAGCTAGCTGGACGGACCCCATGCTCAGTGTGTTATATTGAGTAGATGAAATGGTTTCAAACAACTCGCATTGTCACACATAGTGGCAGCTTTCATCCCGACGATTTATTGGCGGTCGCTACACTTCGTGCTGTGCTGAAAAAGCGTGGCGTGAGCCGTGTGAAATTGGTACGTACCCGCGAACAATCGGAAATTGCGAAGGCGGATTTTGTCGTGGATGTTGGTGGGGAATATGATCCGTCGCACAATCGTTTCGATCACCATCAGGCGGCCGGTGCTGGTGCTCGTGCAAACGGTATTCCGTACGCTTCTTTTGGTTTGGTGTGGAAAGCTTTTGGTGTTGAGCTGTGCGGTTCGGAAAAAGTTGCCGCAGTCATTGACGGTGAATTGGTGCAGGTGGTGGATGCGATCGACAATGGTGTGGAGATTTGCTCTTCGGTCATTGGCGACGTGCACCCATACACCTTCGGTCACGCACTTTCATCTTTTTTGCCGAGCTGGAAAGAGCTCGCGGATACGAAGGTGACCGCCGACACGGCTTTTGCTAAGGCGCTCGTGTTTGCCGAGGCAGTGCTGACGCGTGAGATTGCACGTGCGAAAGATGCCGAAGAAGGTCGTGCGAATGTTGAAAAAGCGTATCGTGATGCCGAAGACAAGCGCGTCGTCGTACTTGATCAATCATATGTATGGGGCGACGTGCTTCGAGTGTATCCAGAACCGCTCTACGTGATCTATCCGCAAGGCGCCGACAAATGGCATGTGAAAGCCGTTCGAAATGATCCGAATTCGTTCAAAAATCGCCGGGATCTCCCGACGACATGGGCAGGGAAGCGTGATGCCGAATTCGCTCAGTTGACCGGCGTCGCCGACGCGCTCTTTTGCCACAAAAATCTCTTCTTGGCAGTGGCGGGGTCGCTGGAAGGGGCCAAAAAGCTGGCAAAACTGGCCATTTAAGCGTTTTTGACGTATAGTGTTGAAACTATGGCCTTTATAGACGATATTGTCATCCATTTGAAGGCCGGCGACGGCGGTCACGGCGTAGTGCGTTGGCGTGCGGAAAAGGGTAAGCCAAAGGCCGGTGCGGCAGGCGGCAACGGTGGTCATGGCGGCTCGGTGTTTTTGCATGCGATTCGCGATATCGGCGTGCTGGTTCGCTATGCCACCGAGAAGAAATTTTCTGCTGAAAACGGCCTTTCTGGCATGAAAAAGAGTATGGATGGTCGTGGTGGCAAGGACCTCCACCTTGATATTCCTCTCGGTTCGATTGTCACCAATATGACGACCGGCGACGTGTATCAATTTCTGAAAGATGGCGAGGAGATCTGTGTACTCGATGGTGGCCGCGGCGGCTTGGGCAACGAATATTTCAAATCATCGACCAACGTCACGCCGCTCCAGCAGACCGACGGCAAAAAGGGGCAGGAGGCGGATTTTCATATCGAATTGCAGCTCATTGTGGACGCTGGATTTGCCGGGTTTCCGAATGCCGGCAAATCCAGCCTGTTGAACGCGCTCACGAATGCTCGCGCGAAAGTGGCGAGCTATCAGTTCACCACACTAGAACCAAACCTCGGCGATTTCTACGGCTTTATTTTGGCGGACATTCCAGGACTCATCGAGGGTGCCTCTGAAGGCAAGGGTCTCGGACACAAATTTTTGCGACACATCGCCCGCACCAAGCTCGTGTTCCATTGCATCTCACTTGAGAATGAAGATATTATGAAGGCGTACAAAACCATTCGCGGCGAGCTCGAGGCATACAGTCCTGAGTTGGCTGAGAAAAAAGAAATTATTATTTTGACCAAGACCGACGTGCTCACTCCTGAGCAGGTGGACGCTGCGGTGAAAAAGATGAAAAAGCTCAAGAAGGATGTGCTCACAGTGACCATTGCCGATGATGCTTCGGTGAAGACGTTTGCCGACAAGCTCGTGGCGATTTTGCGTGCTGAAGAAAAGGCGTTTGCTACTGCGGCAGAAAAAGCCGCGCTCGAAAGTGAAGGCGAGTTCAAGTTATAGGGCTAAAATAGGGCTCTAAATATGGTTATACACAGCTGGCTTGCTATACTGGGTATATTCGTGTATTATTGGGTATAGTTGGTATATAACCAATCACGTATGGAAGAAAATCGCCTCAACAAAAGAATACCACTGTCGCAAGACATCCTGGCTAGAATTTCTAAAATAGACCAATTCCAGGGTCTTTGGCAGGGCAGTCTTCGTCTTAGCCCGCAGATCCTCGGGCGTCTTAAGGCGTTCGTGATTATCACCTCAACAGGTGCCTCGACTCGTATCGAGGGAGCTAAAATGACGGACGAAGAAATCGCTCGCTTTTTGCGCGGTCTTAAA of the Patescibacteria group bacterium genome contains:
- a CDS encoding MBL fold metallo-hydrolase, translating into MNGLQTHFHMDHRAGVQSNTMLFKNGYVRSIHTPILPGRSFREVLAGDFSPDTWPVSPATFGITHSIQEFALGSSLQVGDVSVKTLPLNHPGQAAGFRIALPHGDVVVTTDEELSDETHRAEYAKFVSGAAILYVDVQYRDEEHAGQAGIAGGPAMSRKGWGHSTPGMLRAALSQCEVVPGTILVGHHDPSRPDADLRKFEAEMQAEFAEAFPGTKLCFAREADTFRV
- a CDS encoding AI-2E family transporter; translated protein: MSIQVPNRLQLNFFYVFLFVISVTCVLIFLPYVSALFLALVLSVIFNPLYQRIHKYTFKTNSLASFITVLIVSVLILVPLGFLVYFLFQEVKAVYGYFTDGGGSVVWADYLGRGQMFLGNILPDNLVPETTIGDLENYLNNFYQWVGAHFQTIFNNAVSVAGNLFVFILALYFFFRDGDKFRKMILRLSPLNDKHDETILKKMAVSVNSVVKGSLLVAVLQGLLTSLGFWMFGVPSPVLWGMVTVLVSLVPGVGTAITIIPAALFIALSEGMLPAAGLLAWGVLIVGTMDNFLRPLIIERGIPIHPFLILLSVFGGLGLFGAIGFLVGPIILSLLFVLMEIYSDVVSPKES
- the cgtA gene encoding Obg family GTPase CgtA — encoded protein: MAFIDDIVIHLKAGDGGHGVVRWRAEKGKPKAGAAGGNGGHGGSVFLHAIRDIGVLVRYATEKKFSAENGLSGMKKSMDGRGGKDLHLDIPLGSIVTNMTTGDVYQFLKDGEEICVLDGGRGGLGNEYFKSSTNVTPLQQTDGKKGQEADFHIELQLIVDAGFAGFPNAGKSSLLNALTNARAKVASYQFTTLEPNLGDFYGFILADIPGLIEGASEGKGLGHKFLRHIARTKLVFHCISLENEDIMKAYKTIRGELEAYSPELAEKKEIIILTKTDVLTPEQVDAAVKKMKKLKKDVLTVTIADDASVKTFADKLVAILRAEEKAFATAAEKAALESEGEFKL
- a CDS encoding MYG1 family protein → MKWFQTTRIVTHSGSFHPDDLLAVATLRAVLKKRGVSRVKLVRTREQSEIAKADFVVDVGGEYDPSHNRFDHHQAAGAGARANGIPYASFGLVWKAFGVELCGSEKVAAVIDGELVQVVDAIDNGVEICSSVIGDVHPYTFGHALSSFLPSWKELADTKVTADTAFAKALVFAEAVLTREIARAKDAEEGRANVEKAYRDAEDKRVVVLDQSYVWGDVLRVYPEPLYVIYPQGADKWHVKAVRNDPNSFKNRRDLPTTWAGKRDAEFAQLTGVADALFCHKNLFLAVAGSLEGAKKLAKLAI
- the gpmI gene encoding 2,3-bisphosphoglycerate-independent phosphoglycerate mutase, whose amino-acid sequence is MAKKSNTALRSQITLIILDGWGHREDAEHNAIAAAKTPNFTRLWKNSPHALLQASGAHVGLPDGQMGNSEIGHTTIGAGKVIDTELVRIGKAIRTGEFDNNPAFLALFDHVKKHRSTLHVQGLLSDGGVHSHQEHLYAFLKAAKKHGVTRIAIHAFTDGRDTAPQSAAKYLKDLEKVLAEVGVGFIATVSGRFYAMDRDNNWDRLAKAEQAMFECKGNVCTVSSDKTVSAHVEALYKQGKLDEHLEPIVCIGLGVDGAEVAGPGTNGCAIQDNDAVLFFNFRADRARMLSQKMLEKQAKNNVCFATFTEYSTEFKCLVAFPPATIETTLAGEISKAGLTQAHIAETEKFPHATYFLNGGREEPYAGERHIMLASRKDVPTHDLAPKMRAEAIADKAIEEIAAGTDFIFINFANPDMVGHTANVPAIIEAIEETDTQLGRVMDAIVVRAAKAGTTNLAFITADHGNAEVNIDPITGTKHTSHTLSPVPAILSGSVAKEDGAAQSVAATLPQIHNGGLSDIAPTILALLHLPQPATMTGKSLL
- a CDS encoding helix-turn-helix domain-containing protein — encoded protein: MATEPLQLIKNLGLSDKAAKVYLACLELGEATVQDLARRAKLKRTTIYYTLEELKDIGAIFQTKRNKKIYFLPEEPANLLKHVRERVWDVERSIHVLEEKKHAIFRKPRLYFLYGPSGFKHVWDMIFQSKQKEYRILTEGVNFLDFVKERYILDEIIKNKKKLGISSKQLIVDSEYAREIVEKDPQENRRSKILPAKYQLPFTEVITKEFVAFISPRWDNTLFVVENEAFAQTRLAAFEMLWEKM